A genome region from Chlorobaculum tepidum TLS includes the following:
- the rnr gene encoding ribonuclease R, with the protein MARQRKTTKTRPEKKKKNRPARQDGTEKVRANDHILINEFLFRRGETSLGAEIISFLTDHEGERFRSVELARKMGYGESRQLPGFWYVLHKLQEEGVIDKDSDRCYGWAGFEADTYEEHLIEGPHFPQPGKERYKVGQIYTGKLTTHPNGYGFVDVDGFDDDIFISADMLGQSLHLDQVEVQVTKVPESYASRQSPHQRCEGLVVNVIERRLVTVVGTLHRENRRFLLKPDQRKILPEIHIPLKAAKKAKAGDKVLAGELEFLKSGTIQARVIEILGTAGESQVEVSAIARGLGIDETFEPELLTFAEKVREAITDEDLKERLDIRDKDVFTIDPVDAKDFDDALSIETLGNGGGYKVGVHIADVSHYVPENSALDKEARKRATSVYLVDRVIPMLPSRLSEKVCSLNPGVDRLAFSVFFNITKKGEVTKFEFHKTVIHSKRRFTYEDVQQILDAGKGDYFRELQALDQLSKKIRAQRMESGGLEFETEEVRFKLGSNGEPVEVIKKERLDSHRLIEEFMLLANRTVAAYLTARYAENEKNPHPVIYRVHGAPQMEKVQVLASFVRKIGFDLKLDRKGKDSATVSSKALRELLQKVRGTNVEFLVNELVLRSMSKAVYSPLNDGHFGLGFEHYTHFTSPIRRYPDLIVHRILFEYETTRKKRRKVTPERISQITATITEVCQITNEREKIATEAERESIKLKQVEYMSAHLGNTYDGVITGATEYGIYVRMTDFAIEGLVHMRNLKDDYYEYDEATYSLVGRRKHRRLQIGQRLKVKVHEVDLTRRTIDLTLA; encoded by the coding sequence GTGGCAAGACAACGTAAGACTACCAAAACACGTCCCGAGAAGAAAAAGAAAAACAGACCGGCCCGGCAGGATGGCACGGAAAAGGTGCGGGCGAACGATCATATTCTGATCAACGAATTTCTTTTCAGGCGCGGTGAAACTTCGCTTGGCGCCGAGATCATTTCATTTCTGACTGACCACGAAGGCGAGCGTTTCCGCTCGGTGGAGCTTGCCCGCAAAATGGGCTACGGCGAGTCTCGCCAGCTTCCCGGCTTCTGGTATGTCCTGCACAAGTTGCAGGAAGAAGGCGTCATCGACAAGGACAGCGACCGCTGCTACGGTTGGGCTGGTTTCGAGGCCGATACCTATGAGGAGCACCTCATCGAGGGGCCTCACTTTCCGCAACCCGGCAAGGAGCGCTACAAGGTCGGTCAGATATACACCGGCAAGCTGACGACCCATCCGAACGGCTACGGCTTTGTGGATGTCGATGGTTTTGACGACGATATTTTCATCAGTGCCGACATGCTTGGCCAGTCGCTGCATCTCGACCAGGTCGAGGTGCAGGTCACCAAAGTACCCGAATCCTATGCTTCGCGCCAGTCGCCGCACCAGCGCTGCGAAGGCCTCGTCGTCAACGTGATCGAACGCAGGCTTGTGACCGTGGTCGGCACGCTGCACCGCGAGAATCGCCGTTTCCTGCTCAAGCCCGATCAGCGCAAGATTCTGCCCGAGATTCATATTCCCCTCAAGGCGGCCAAAAAGGCCAAGGCCGGTGACAAGGTGCTTGCCGGAGAGCTGGAGTTCCTCAAGAGTGGCACTATTCAGGCCAGGGTGATCGAGATTCTTGGCACGGCGGGCGAATCACAGGTCGAGGTGAGCGCTATCGCTCGCGGTCTCGGTATCGACGAAACCTTCGAGCCGGAGCTCTTGACCTTCGCCGAAAAGGTTCGCGAAGCAATTACCGATGAGGATCTGAAGGAGCGACTCGACATCCGCGACAAGGATGTTTTTACCATCGATCCGGTCGATGCGAAGGATTTCGACGACGCGCTCTCCATCGAGACGCTTGGCAATGGCGGCGGCTACAAGGTCGGCGTGCACATCGCCGACGTGTCGCACTATGTGCCGGAGAATTCGGCACTCGACAAGGAGGCCCGCAAGCGCGCGACCTCGGTCTATCTGGTTGATCGCGTGATTCCGATGCTGCCCTCCCGCCTCTCCGAAAAGGTGTGCAGCCTTAATCCGGGGGTGGATCGCCTGGCTTTCTCGGTCTTTTTCAACATCACCAAAAAGGGTGAGGTCACGAAGTTTGAGTTTCACAAGACGGTCATCCATTCGAAACGCCGCTTCACCTATGAGGATGTTCAGCAGATTCTCGATGCGGGCAAGGGCGATTACTTCAGGGAGTTGCAGGCGCTCGACCAGCTCAGCAAGAAGATCCGTGCCCAGCGCATGGAGTCGGGCGGGCTTGAATTCGAGACCGAGGAGGTGCGCTTCAAACTTGGCAGCAATGGCGAGCCTGTCGAGGTGATCAAGAAGGAACGGCTCGACAGCCACCGCCTGATCGAGGAGTTCATGCTGCTGGCCAACCGCACGGTGGCTGCTTACCTGACTGCCCGTTATGCCGAGAACGAAAAGAATCCCCATCCGGTGATCTACCGCGTGCACGGCGCGCCGCAGATGGAGAAGGTGCAGGTGCTGGCCAGCTTCGTGCGCAAGATTGGCTTTGACCTCAAGCTCGACCGCAAGGGCAAAGACAGCGCCACGGTGTCGTCCAAAGCGCTGCGCGAGCTGTTGCAAAAGGTGCGCGGCACCAACGTCGAGTTCCTGGTCAACGAGCTGGTGCTGCGCTCCATGTCGAAGGCGGTTTATTCGCCGTTGAACGACGGCCACTTCGGCCTCGGTTTCGAGCACTACACGCACTTTACCTCGCCCATCAGGCGCTACCCTGACCTGATCGTGCACCGCATTTTGTTCGAGTACGAAACGACGCGCAAAAAGCGCCGCAAGGTCACGCCCGAAAGGATCAGCCAGATCACCGCGACTATCACCGAGGTGTGCCAGATCACTAACGAGCGCGAGAAGATCGCTACCGAAGCGGAGCGCGAGTCGATCAAGCTCAAGCAGGTTGAGTACATGTCGGCGCATCTCGGCAACACCTACGACGGCGTCATCACCGGTGCCACCGAATACGGCATCTACGTGCGCATGACCGACTTTGCCATCGAAGGCTTGGTGCATATGCGCAACCTCAAGGACGACTACTATGAGTACGACGAGGCTACCTACTCACTTGTCGGCAGACGCAAACACCGCCGCTTGCAAATCGGCCAGCGGTTGAAGGTAAAGGTGCACGAAGTCGATCTGACAAGAAGAACAATCGATCTCACGCTGGCGTGA